From candidate division KSB1 bacterium, the proteins below share one genomic window:
- a CDS encoding AarF/ABC1/UbiB kinase family protein has product MPLLLPHRRYRHLRRYRQIATVLIKYGFAEVLGRMHLLARLRLAHIGPVRRYVEGMTAPQRLRAALEELGPTFIKFGQILSTRSLILPADFVEELAKLQDRATPLPFAELEPVLRAALGRSVDECFAYFDPDPLATASIAQAHRAQLHDGREVVVKIQRPGIQSIIEEDIEILEDLARLAARHLAEARRFSPETLVAEFARALRRELDFLNEARNAEIFRRNFARVPTVYIPQVLWEYTRPQVLTVEYVDGIKISDVASLQQAGIEPRWVVEAGAHFVLKQIFEDGFFHADPHPGNLFVTRDRRIVPIDFGIVGRLDETTMTVLADLTVAVYKRDVSTVVNLLIDLGALDESSDLPALRFDLAELIDRYYGVSLQHLDVRTLIREGLEVMNRYDIRLPPNLGLLMKTLGTYEDVTRNLVPDFNFAAEMPPYIRKLIRYRLRPHRVAYEMARTLRDAYHLLQSLPREVELLFRRLKRGHVRLQMEHRGLDNLVIELDRASNRLSFALIIAAIIVGSSLIMQLNRPPFLLGYPLLGVVGYLFAGVLGVWLVIAILRSGRL; this is encoded by the coding sequence ATGCCTTTGCTCTTGCCGCACCGCCGGTACCGCCACCTGAGGCGGTATCGGCAGATTGCTACGGTCCTTATCAAGTACGGCTTTGCAGAAGTTTTGGGCCGGATGCACCTTCTGGCGCGGCTCCGTCTGGCCCACATCGGGCCCGTCCGCCGGTACGTAGAGGGGATGACGGCCCCACAAAGGTTGCGAGCCGCTCTGGAGGAACTGGGCCCGACCTTTATCAAGTTCGGGCAGATCCTGAGCACCCGCTCCCTGATTCTGCCGGCCGACTTTGTTGAGGAGCTGGCAAAGCTCCAGGACAGGGCCACTCCCCTTCCCTTCGCTGAGCTCGAGCCCGTCCTTCGAGCTGCCCTGGGCCGGTCCGTCGATGAGTGCTTTGCCTATTTCGATCCCGATCCCCTCGCCACGGCATCCATCGCGCAAGCCCACCGGGCTCAGCTTCACGACGGTCGCGAGGTGGTGGTCAAGATCCAGCGTCCGGGGATCCAGTCGATCATCGAGGAAGACATCGAGATCCTCGAGGACCTGGCCCGTCTTGCCGCCCGCCATCTGGCCGAGGCCCGGCGATTCTCGCCGGAGACCCTGGTGGCGGAGTTCGCCCGGGCCCTGCGCCGCGAGCTGGACTTCCTGAACGAAGCTCGGAACGCGGAGATCTTTCGGCGCAATTTCGCACGCGTTCCCACGGTGTACATCCCTCAGGTCCTATGGGAATACACCCGGCCCCAGGTCCTCACCGTGGAGTACGTAGACGGCATCAAGATCAGCGACGTAGCCTCGTTGCAGCAGGCGGGGATTGAGCCGCGCTGGGTGGTGGAAGCGGGAGCCCATTTCGTTTTGAAGCAGATCTTCGAAGACGGGTTCTTCCACGCTGACCCTCACCCTGGGAACCTCTTTGTCACTCGGGACCGGCGGATCGTGCCCATCGACTTCGGGATCGTCGGCCGCCTGGACGAGACCACGATGACCGTCCTCGCGGATCTTACCGTCGCTGTGTACAAGCGGGATGTGAGCACGGTGGTCAACCTCCTCATTGACCTGGGGGCCCTAGACGAGAGCAGCGATCTCCCGGCTCTTCGCTTTGACCTGGCTGAGCTGATCGACCGCTACTATGGCGTTTCCCTTCAGCACCTGGACGTACGCACGCTGATCCGCGAGGGGCTGGAGGTAATGAACCGGTACGACATCCGCCTCCCTCCGAACCTCGGTCTCCTGATGAAGACACTGGGCACCTACGAGGACGTGACGCGCAATCTTGTGCCCGACTTCAACTTCGCCGCCGAGATGCCCCCGTACATTCGCAAGCTGATCCGCTATCGATTGCGCCCTCATCGGGTCGCGTACGAGATGGCCCGTACATTGCGCGACGCCTACCATCTGTTGCAGAGTCTTCCGCGAGAGGTCGAGCTGTTGTTCCGGCGTCTCAAACGCGGCCACGTCCGCCTGCAGATGGAGCACCGGGGCCTGGACAATCTGGTGATCGAGCTGGACCGGGCCTCTAATCGCCTCTCGTTCGCCCTGATCATTGCGGCCATCATCGTGGGGTCATCCCTGATCATGCAGCTCAATCGCCCGCCCTTTCTCTTGGGCTACCCGCTCCTCGGGGTGGTTGGGTACCTGTTCGCAGGGGTGCTGGGGGTGTGGCTGGTCATCGCTATCTTAAGGTCGGGTCGCCTGTGA
- a CDS encoding CCA tRNA nucleotidyltransferase, with product MERKKHKLELASLERLVPRERVVRRIGEWAEDRGVQAYAVGGYVRDLLLGHPSKDIDFVVVGDGIQFAREVARLLGVRSVVVYPKFGTASIPYRGYKLEFVTARSERYRENSRKPEVAAAGLEDDLARRDFTINALALGIRPSELGRLIDPFSGRQDLERGIIRTPLDPVVTFHDDPLRILRAIRFATQLEFTIEPRTLEAIRSERERLRIVSQERITEELLKILSARKPSLGFRLLEETGLLEIVLPEVAEMRGVEQIGPYHHKDVFEHTLKVLDRIATVSDSLPLRYAALLHDVAKPRTKAFKEGVGWTFHGHDEIGARMIATISRRLRLPNEMSRYAEKLTRLHLRPIALVEEGVTDSAIRRLLVQAGEDLEDLLTLCRADITSRNPKRVREHLANFERLVQRMREVEEKDRMRAFQSPVRGDVIMQVCNIPPGPLVGKLKKMIEEAILDGKIPNEYDAAFAYLLQIKDEVLKEAGIQSPEPKDKGTETRPLPSAPRPE from the coding sequence ATGGAGCGGAAGAAGCACAAATTGGAGCTGGCCAGTCTGGAGCGTTTGGTCCCACGCGAGCGGGTGGTGCGGAGGATCGGTGAGTGGGCAGAGGATCGGGGCGTCCAGGCCTACGCCGTCGGCGGGTACGTCCGGGACCTGCTGCTTGGCCATCCCAGCAAGGACATCGATTTCGTGGTCGTGGGCGATGGGATCCAGTTCGCCCGCGAGGTGGCACGTCTCCTCGGCGTGCGCAGTGTAGTGGTGTATCCCAAGTTCGGGACAGCCAGCATCCCCTACCGCGGCTACAAGCTCGAGTTCGTGACCGCCCGCAGCGAGCGTTACCGCGAGAACAGCCGAAAGCCAGAGGTGGCGGCCGCAGGTCTGGAGGACGACCTCGCACGGCGTGACTTCACGATCAACGCCCTCGCGCTGGGGATCCGACCCTCGGAGCTCGGACGCCTGATCGACCCCTTCTCCGGACGCCAGGATCTGGAGCGGGGAATCATCCGGACTCCCCTGGACCCTGTGGTAACCTTTCACGACGATCCGCTCCGGATCCTGCGCGCCATCCGTTTCGCCACCCAGCTGGAGTTCACCATTGAGCCGCGCACCTTAGAGGCAATCCGCAGCGAGAGGGAGCGCCTGCGCATCGTCAGCCAGGAGCGCATCACCGAAGAGCTGCTGAAGATCCTCTCCGCCCGCAAGCCCTCCCTCGGATTCCGGCTCCTCGAGGAGACGGGGCTTCTGGAAATTGTGCTGCCGGAAGTCGCCGAAATGCGGGGTGTGGAACAAATTGGACCCTATCACCACAAGGACGTCTTCGAGCACACCCTGAAGGTGCTCGACCGCATCGCCACCGTCTCGGACTCCCTCCCCCTGAGGTACGCAGCCCTCCTGCACGACGTGGCCAAGCCAAGGACCAAGGCCTTCAAAGAAGGGGTGGGCTGGACCTTCCACGGCCACGACGAGATCGGCGCGCGGATGATCGCCACCATCTCCCGCCGCCTGCGCCTACCCAATGAGATGAGCCGCTACGCGGAAAAACTCACGCGCCTGCACTTGCGACCCATAGCCCTGGTGGAGGAAGGCGTCACCGACTCCGCAATCCGAAGGCTCCTCGTCCAAGCCGGCGAAGACTTGGAGGACCTCCTAACCCTCTGCCGAGCCGACATCACCAGCCGGAACCCCAAGCGCGTTCGGGAGCATTTGGCCAACTTCGAGCGCCTGGTCCAGCGGATGCGCGAGGTGGAGGAAAAAGACCGCATGCGGGCGTTCCAATCGCCGGTTCGCGGCGATGTGATCATGCAGGTCTGCAACATCCCCCCGGGACCGCTGGTGGGCAAGCTCAAGAAGATGATCGAAGAAGCGATTCTGGATGGCAAAATCCCGAACGAATACGACGCCGCTTTCGCCTACCTCCTGCAGATAAAGGATGAAGTCCTGAAGGAAGCAGGGATCCAATCCCCCGAGCCAAAGGACAAGGGAACGGAGACGAGGCCATTGCCTTCTGCCCCGAGGCCCGAATGA
- a CDS encoding YIP1 family protein, whose product MDTLGVDVDRRVSEMGLGGRLYNFFFGSPSKAAAALQLRARWTDWLIPVLVTFVVTAFAGKLTQDIVYNEMRQRLQSSTKLTEEQVKVALDRMEQQREKWTSPGRQAVAYALSFAVILAITAIVGGVVLFITNVILGGEVKYVQGLSLAAWGSWLVHMTSAGSTTLVGLFPGIVKVPLILAKGSTDVTTSLALLWPGSKAAFLYHLLSKVDVFNIWLLAVMTAGIATLARANIRKTAYWVVGLWSILAVLSALVTSLLMKLQGIS is encoded by the coding sequence ATGGATACCCTCGGAGTCGACGTCGATCGCCGCGTGAGCGAAATGGGCTTAGGCGGCCGGCTGTACAACTTCTTCTTCGGTTCCCCCAGCAAGGCGGCTGCGGCCCTGCAATTGCGTGCACGGTGGACCGATTGGTTGATCCCCGTCTTGGTGACCTTCGTGGTGACGGCTTTTGCCGGAAAGCTTACGCAGGACATCGTCTACAATGAGATGAGGCAACGGCTCCAGTCGAGCACCAAGCTCACCGAGGAGCAGGTCAAGGTAGCGCTGGATCGGATGGAACAACAGCGGGAGAAGTGGACCTCCCCCGGTAGGCAGGCCGTGGCGTACGCGCTCTCGTTCGCCGTCATCCTGGCCATTACGGCGATCGTCGGCGGAGTGGTTCTGTTCATCACCAATGTCATCCTGGGCGGTGAGGTGAAATACGTGCAGGGGCTATCCCTTGCCGCCTGGGGAAGTTGGCTTGTACATATGACGAGCGCCGGCAGCACAACCCTCGTGGGGCTTTTCCCGGGGATCGTGAAGGTTCCGTTGATCCTGGCCAAGGGGTCCACCGACGTAACGACCAGCTTGGCCCTGCTGTGGCCGGGCTCGAAGGCCGCTTTTCTCTATCACCTGCTGTCCAAGGTAGATGTGTTCAATATCTGGCTGCTGGCGGTCATGACGGCCGGCATTGCCACCCTCGCAAGGGCCAACATCAGAAAGACGGCCTACTGGGTGGTCGGCTTGTGGTCGATCTTGGCCGTACTGAGCGCCCTGGTTACGAGCCTATTGATGAAGCTTCAGGGAATCTCCTGA
- a CDS encoding TolC family protein encodes MRRTRLAWFAALFFAPVWLWGQGGEVLSLDDCIQLALKNNSQLRKAVRQVSLASTNVVTAWSNVLPRLNSSFSAGKYISGPRTRLQDVPVGFDPTTGRVIYEQREIVQSSVERNNYGARLSLNYNLFDFGQSWFRIWQARSSAVAAEDEYEATRQSVLLAVKQRYFELLKAQELVRVYEMAVEAAQRQLERTQAMYELGSVAQADVYKARVNLGQQQISLINQRNLVEIAKANLNTVMGREPTAPLHVLEYPGSADTLSLTLEEAVRIALAKNPQIRARDNRLRASRMGVRAAQANFLPSVGVSVSYSRDNEFLDKVVSKHIDRDYSVVVGLSVSLNLFNGLADKADLDREQTNYRIAEEDLEETQRNVIAEVKRSYLNLKAYREIAELNQENLRSAEEDLRLAEERYRLGSGTLLEVIDAQVALTRARATFVSSHYDALIARAQLEAAMGVLAP; translated from the coding sequence ATGCGAAGAACAAGGCTTGCGTGGTTCGCGGCGCTGTTTTTCGCGCCGGTTTGGCTATGGGGACAGGGAGGCGAGGTGCTTTCCCTCGACGACTGCATTCAACTTGCCCTCAAGAACAATTCCCAGCTGCGCAAGGCGGTCCGGCAGGTGTCGCTGGCTTCCACAAATGTAGTGACCGCCTGGTCCAACGTCCTGCCGCGCCTGAATAGCTCGTTCTCCGCCGGGAAGTACATCTCGGGCCCCCGGACCCGGCTTCAGGACGTGCCGGTGGGCTTCGACCCGACCACCGGTCGCGTCATCTACGAGCAGCGCGAAATCGTCCAGTCCTCGGTGGAGAGGAACAACTACGGAGCGCGCCTCAGCCTCAACTACAATCTCTTCGATTTCGGGCAGAGCTGGTTCCGGATTTGGCAAGCCCGATCCAGCGCCGTGGCGGCCGAGGATGAATACGAGGCCACGCGCCAGTCCGTTCTGCTCGCCGTGAAACAGCGCTACTTCGAGCTCTTGAAGGCGCAGGAGCTGGTGCGCGTGTACGAGATGGCCGTGGAGGCAGCCCAGCGGCAGCTCGAGCGGACGCAGGCCATGTACGAGCTCGGCTCCGTAGCCCAGGCCGATGTCTACAAGGCGCGTGTGAACCTCGGACAGCAGCAAATCAGCCTCATCAATCAGAGGAACCTGGTGGAGATCGCGAAGGCCAATCTGAATACCGTCATGGGGCGCGAACCCACCGCACCGCTGCACGTCCTCGAGTATCCGGGATCGGCCGACACCCTCTCTCTGACCCTCGAAGAGGCCGTCCGTATCGCCCTCGCCAAGAATCCGCAGATCCGAGCCAGGGACAATCGCCTCCGGGCCAGTCGCATGGGGGTGCGGGCCGCCCAGGCCAATTTCCTCCCTTCTGTGGGGGTATCTGTGTCCTACTCGCGCGACAACGAGTTCCTCGACAAAGTGGTGAGCAAACACATCGATCGCGACTACAGCGTGGTCGTCGGACTCTCGGTGAGCCTGAACCTGTTCAATGGGCTTGCCGACAAGGCGGATCTGGACCGGGAACAGACCAACTACCGGATCGCGGAGGAAGACCTCGAAGAAACCCAGCGCAACGTGATCGCGGAGGTCAAGCGCTCCTACCTCAATCTGAAGGCGTACCGCGAAATCGCCGAACTCAATCAGGAGAACCTGCGCTCGGCTGAGGAGGACTTGCGGCTGGCCGAGGAACGGTATCGGCTGGGTTCCGGCACTCTACTGGAGGTCATCGACGCGCAGGTTGCCCTCACGCGGGCTCGAGCGACGTTCGTGAGCTCCCACTACGATGCCCTTATCGCCCGGGCCCAGCTGGAAGCCGCCATGGGCGTTTTGGCTCCTTGA